In one window of Arachis ipaensis cultivar K30076 chromosome B06, Araip1.1, whole genome shotgun sequence DNA:
- the LOC107646537 gene encoding zeaxanthin epoxidase, chloroplastic-like yields MKPCIIGNTQKDYPGISITIPLPEVSEMHAQFHYKDGAFFLTDLRSVHGTWITNNEGRRYRIPPNDQARVRPSDVIDFGSQKASFRVKVIRSTPRASQNEGAPIYQQV; encoded by the exons ATGAAACCCTGCATAATCGG GAACACGCAAAAAGATTACCCGGGCATTTCAATTACAATACCCTTACCTGAG GTCTCTGAGATGCATGCTCAATTTCACTATAAGGATGGTGCATTTTTCTTGACCGATCTGCGTAGTGTTCATGGCACCTGGATCACTAA CAATGAAGGAAGGCGATACCGGATACCTCCAAATGATCAAGCTCGTGTGCGCCCATCAGATGTGATTGATTTTGGTTCACAAAAG GCTTCATTTCGAGTTAAGGTGATAAGATCTACTCCAAGAGCGTCCCAAAACGAAGGGGCGCCAATATACCAACAAGTATGA
- the LOC107646536 gene encoding serine/threonine-protein kinase haspin homolog translates to MSMMGSNSKAAGSHSHCSSASIDIWSEILATETLSPHQHQQINVVYRKRNPPRNNSKHSDPAWPPPSRVSLADPNKRVSWNRSLSTRGRTSIAVGACMVYQPQLKQGKHVKPLNFEKEKQYFQEVDAFELLEESPSPKKVGTWTIPEEAPLPAVCARLERWLHSRRLKPSCGPSSTLSKIMDTPATGSQITHDVGINSAILETLERTVAKNSHLDTIQAGGKRGLLDGIPLEGTRDLQIDHKMMIDQSDGGCEDIDLAVKKLSLTSTSSSLDDGHISPFSALLSICGQSAPSLLGDVLSCYSETIVKIGEGTYGEAFKVGGYVCKIVPFDGDFRVNGEIQKRSEELLEEVLLCKTLNQLRGNEGDSDNLCRTFIQSLEFKVCQGPYDATLIQAWEAWDDKRGSENDHPKDFPEKQCYVVFVQEHGGKDLESFVLLNYEEARTLLVQAIAGLAVAESAYEFEHRDLHWGNILVSRSDSVTLQFTLDGKDMFVKTFGLLISIIDFTLSRINTGDRILYLDLSSDPDLFKGPKGDKQSETYRRMREVTEDCWEGSFPRTNVLWVLYLVDILLLKKSFERTPRDERELRSLKKRLERYNSAKEALLDPFFNDLFVEQCNK, encoded by the exons ATGAGCATGATGGGTTCCAATTCCAAAGCTGCAGGTTCTCACTCTCACTGCTCTTCAGCTTCCATTGATATATGGTCTGAAATCCTTGCCACTGAAACCCTAAGCCCTCACCAACACCAACAAATCAATGTCGTTTATCGCAAAAGAAACCCTCCCCGTAACAACTC AAAGCATTCCGATCCCGCATGGCCGCCGCCAAGCCGGGTGAGTCTGGCTGATCCCAACAAACGAGTTAGTTGGAACCGTTCCCTCTCCACCAG GGGAAGGACGAGTATCGCAGTTGGTGCTTGCATGGTTTATCAGCCTCAGTTGAAGCAA GGAAAACATGTGAAACCTCTGAATTTTGAAAAGGAGAAACAGTACTTTCAAGAGGTTGATGCTTTTGAGTTATTAGAAGAGAGTCCCTCTCCAAAGAAGGTTGGCACATGGACAATACCTGAAGAGGCTCCATTACCTGCTGTGTGCGCCAGGTTAGAGAGATGGTTGCACTCCAGAAGGTTAAAGCCAAGCTGCGGCCCCTCTAGCACACTCTCTAAGATAATGGATACTCCGGCCACTGGTTCTCAAATCACCCATGATGTCGGCATCAATTCTGCGATCTTGGAAACATTGGAAAGAACGGTGGCGAAGAATTCACATCTGGATACCATTCAAGCTGGTGGCAAAAGAGGTTTGCTTGATGGGATTCCTCTTGAGGGAACCCGCGATTTGCAAATTGATCATAAGATGATGATAGATCAGAGTGATGGAGGATGCGAAGACATTGATCTTGCTGTTAAGAAACTCTCTCTGACTTCAACTTCATCTTCATTAGATGATGGCCATATCAGTCCATTTTCTGCTTTATTATCAATTTGCGGACAGTCTGCACCTTCCTTGTTGGGCGATGTGTTATCTTG TTACTCAGAAACTATCGTAAAAATTGGCGAAGGAACATATGGAGAGGCTTTTAAGGTTGGCGGTTATGTCTGCAAAATAGTTCCTTTTGATGGGGACTTCAGGGTAAATGGGGAAATCCAAAAG AGATCCGAAGAACTGCTTGAGGAGGTGCTTCTCTGCAAAACTCTCAATCAATTGAGAGGAAATGAAGGTGACTCTGATAATTTATGCAGGACATTCATTCAATCACTAGA ATTTAAAGTATGCCAAGGCCCTTATGATGCGACACTAATTCAAGCATGGGAAGCTTGGGATGATAAACGTGGTTCAGAGAATGATCATCCAAAAGATTTCCCAGAGAAACAG TGTTACGTGGTCTTTGTTCAAGAACATGGTGGCAAGGATCTTGAAAGTTTTGTACTTCTTAATTATGAGGAGGCAAGGACTTTACTGGTTCAG GCTATAGCTGGGCTTGCTGTGGCCGAGTCTGCATACGAGTTTGAACATCGAGATCTTCACTG GGGAAATATACTTGTTAGCCGAAGTGATTCTGTAACGTTGCAGTTCACTCTTGATGGCAAGGATATGTTTGTTAAAACTTTTGGGTTGTTGATATCAATTATTGACTTTACTCTGTCAAGAATAAACACAG GTGATCGAATACTGTATTTAGACCTTTCCTCAGATCCTGACCTGTTTAAAGGTCCAAAAGGAGACAAGCAG TCAGAAACGTATCGGAGGATGAGGGAGGTAACAGAAGATTGTTGGGAAGGAAG TTTCCCTAGAACGAATGTGTTGTGGGTGCTCTACTTAGTGGACATACTCCTCCTGAAGAAATCATTT GAACGTACCCCAAGGGATGAAAGAGAGCTACGCTCCTTGAAGAAACGTCTAGAAAGGTATAACTCAGCCAAGGAAGCTCTTCTTGATCCCTTTTTCAATGACTTGTTCGTTGAACAATGCAACAAGTGA